A genomic stretch from Shewanella woodyi ATCC 51908 includes:
- a CDS encoding ATP-binding cassette domain-containing protein: MSIVVRDLSYGYGNKEVLKQLNFSLGTGFNLLLGPNGAGKSTLFSLLTGLFNRGQGEIELCGLDLVQHRRAALSKLGVVFQQSTLDLDLSVKQNLIYQGSLHGLSAMDSLNRVTPILEKLELSQRLNERVRVLNGGHKRRLEIARALMHRPKVILLDEPTVGLDTDSRLLIIEHVRRLAKEMDICVLWATHLMDEANSDDELLLLDRGQICAAGQCQKLYTKHGVNDLFELYRKLTQQVELM, encoded by the coding sequence ATGAGTATCGTGGTGAGAGATCTCTCCTACGGATATGGCAATAAAGAGGTGCTTAAACAGCTAAATTTCTCTTTAGGTACTGGCTTTAATCTACTACTGGGTCCTAACGGAGCTGGAAAGAGTACACTTTTTTCGCTGCTAACTGGCTTGTTTAATCGAGGGCAGGGTGAGATTGAGCTTTGTGGGCTAGATTTAGTTCAGCACAGAAGGGCGGCACTGTCGAAACTTGGCGTGGTGTTTCAACAGAGCACGTTAGATCTCGATCTGAGCGTGAAACAGAATTTGATCTATCAAGGATCGCTGCACGGACTCTCGGCAATGGATTCCCTCAACCGTGTTACACCAATCCTTGAAAAACTGGAGCTATCACAGAGACTGAACGAGCGTGTCAGAGTGTTGAATGGCGGCCACAAACGACGGTTAGAGATCGCCCGAGCCTTGATGCATCGACCTAAAGTGATTCTGCTCGATGAGCCCACCGTTGGTTTAGATACAGACAGTCGACTACTGATTATTGAACACGTTAGACGATTAGCGAAAGAGATGGATATCTGTGTTTTGTGGGCGACACACTTAATGGATGAAGCTAATAGCGATGATGAACTTCTGCTGCTGGACAGAGGTCAAATATGCGCTGCAGGGCAATGTCAGAAGCTTTATACAAAGCATGGAGTTAACGATCTGTTTGAGCTATATCGGAAGTTGACTCAGCAAGTGGAGTTAATGTGA
- a CDS encoding ABC transporter permease, producing MMPYYYCLVGIIKREFLRFVQQRTRLLSALIRPLLWLVVFAAGFRAALGVSIMEPYGTYITYQQYITPGLCCMIVLFNGMQSSLSMVYDREMGSMKLLLISPLPRPFLLLCKLIATAILSLIQVCIFLLIAQFVDVDTPVWGYVTAIPAIFLIAFFLGALGLLLSNLIKQLENFAGVMNFVIFPMFFLSSALYPLWKMKEASLWLYWICNYNPFSYCVELLRFALYQELNISAFLVVFLATILVSVLAMFNFAPKRTFRG from the coding sequence ATGATGCCCTATTACTACTGCTTAGTTGGCATCATTAAGCGTGAATTTCTACGTTTTGTACAGCAGCGCACCCGCTTACTAAGTGCGCTTATTCGTCCCTTACTTTGGCTAGTCGTGTTTGCGGCAGGTTTTCGGGCGGCCTTAGGGGTATCGATAATGGAACCCTATGGCACCTATATCACTTATCAGCAATATATCACCCCTGGACTGTGTTGCATGATTGTCCTGTTTAATGGCATGCAGAGCTCACTCTCTATGGTGTATGACAGAGAGATGGGGAGCATGAAGCTTTTATTGATCAGTCCGCTGCCAAGACCATTTTTATTGCTTTGTAAGCTGATAGCCACCGCGATATTGTCACTGATTCAGGTCTGTATCTTCCTATTGATAGCTCAGTTTGTGGATGTCGATACCCCTGTTTGGGGTTATGTTACTGCGATACCGGCTATCTTTTTAATTGCGTTTTTTCTCGGGGCGCTGGGTTTACTACTTTCAAACTTAATCAAACAGTTAGAGAATTTTGCTGGTGTAATGAACTTTGTCATTTTCCCTATGTTCTTTCTTTCAAGCGCGCTGTATCCATTGTGGAAGATGAAAGAAGCAAGTCTTTGGTTATATTGGATTTGTAACTATAATCCATTTAGTTATTGTGTTGAGTTATTAAGGTTCGCGCTTTATCAAGAGTTAAATATTAGCGCTTTTTTAGTGGTTTTTCTGGCCACGATTCTAGTTTCGGTATTGGCTATGTTTAACTTCGCACCTAAGCGTACTTTCAGAGGGTAA